The genomic region aatgtgagccaaaatcatcacaattaaaagaaccaaagacttaaactacttcagtctgtgtgcactgaatttatttaatacacgagtttcacaatttgagttgaattactgaaataaatgaacttttccacgacattctaatttattgagatgcacctgtatgtgtgtatatatatataatgaaataaattggagtagtggtggtgtagtggactaaagcactgaactgataagcaaaaggttgttggttcaatttccacagccaccaccattgtgtccttgagcaaggcacttaactccaggttgctccaggaggattgtccctgtaataagggcactgtaagttgctttggataaaagtgtctgctaaatgtaaaaatacattctctgaaattaatatggtggcacaattatatttttgtctacaaaactaatttcaaacatttaagcatatgtcttcagatcaaaagatttttaggataatgagaaacatttcaggcaattgaccccaaacttttgaatggtagtgtatgtatCATCAGTAAACCTTTATTAATGATacagtttatatttaaaatatcagtaCCAATTAGATGGGAAGATGATTGCACAGatgtgttaaaataaataaataaatgaaaatattgattattatatagtgtatataggcCTACTTAAAGTGTTACAAAGTGTGCTTGCCTTTTCAGATTTTGCCcataatttgacaaaatgtttatagTAAAAAGAGTCTCAATTTTAGTAGGGAACAAACCATATGATCTTGTGACTGTGTGTCACATCAAAGGATAAATTGAATCATTAGGGAAAACCTGCtgaataatgtatattttaaattaaaatatgaacataaattagttttttttattattcaaaaacaaattaataatataCTATCTCATTTCAGTATCAAGTTTTACTGCACATCATCCACATTTTCTTATCCAGAATTTTTCTAATTAGTTAAATAATTTAGGTTTCtcatttttataaatgaaaaaaaaaaaaaaaaaaaaaagttgattggTAGGCCTaatggaaaaacaaaagaaagttcACAAAGAGATAGTGCTGTTTGACTCCATGtgtcaataattaaaaataggcTACTTTTCTTTAGCTACCCTTTTGTACTTATTACCTAAAGCTGTTTTTGTATATTGGAAAATCATATAGTGAccaaggctgtcaagctccacatCAGcaacaaaacaccataaaaccaccataaaagtagtctgaaTGACTTCTACaatatactccaagtcttctgaagctatatgagaactttgtgtgaggaacagacagacatttaagtccttattcataTATTATCCTTCCACTCTGCTGGACTTTtcacacaaagcaattgtatgccttcagaagacatacaaTTTAGCACATGTGTCCTGCAGACAACTTGGACAATTTGTCTTTTGTAATGCTTGATAGCCATGGACACAATGAACCGTTTTTGTACAGAAGGGACAAGAGCTGCTTGAAGATTCTTTCaaaattctcattttgtgttccacagaaaatttAACAGCATTCAGGTTCGgaataacagctcaaataatacatgaggtttacaataacataagaattaatgtaagtgcttttataaaataataagctccacatttctgcctttaaaccctccgaaaactggccccattcacttccattgtaagtgcctcactgtaacacagatttttacttttttttaaattaaagaaggaacgagtctaaattaatttttgtggtaatcaatgttatgccacaaatgctgttgattgatcttaacttggatcgaacccggaatattcctttaagattaatCTGCAAAAATTCTGCAGAGAAATGTTGTTTTGAGTGATGCTTTAGTAAGCATGTCTGATTCCCAGAGGACTAAGCCTGGGAACACAGGCACATTGTCCAAAAATGGCAGCATTCGTCTTAAGTTTATTAAATTAACTGGTTGAAATCCTGAGTCACTCTGAAATAAGGAGGTTTAGTGAGCGGTATACAAATTAACAAACAGCCTTTACAATTTTTAAATGTGAAACATACTATCAGTCTAATCCAACTGGGTGATTTTTAATATTAGATTTCTAATAATTAGAAGtattatgtttaaaacaaaaatacaaagcacACCACCTTAGGCTGAAATTATCTTCTATTGATCTATTATCTAATAAAGTTTTGAATAGTCTTTATGCTTAGTGATTGTGCTTAACCTCATACACTTGTAGAGAagctaaagaaacaaaaaatataaggattttaaccctttcagGTCCCAATTCAGGTTCCAGGGATgcaaaaaaatatgatcttgctCTATTTCTATTCTGACGGTAGCCATAATTGataatcaattaaaaataataataataataatcagtttattatcattttttaataGATATTTTAATGTCCATTACAATAGATgtttgttctgagtggttgcaaaCTCCAGATAAtggattttaactttttttgttttacctACAGTAAGTGCAATTTATTATTAGGTGTTTATACATGAATCAACAGACAATAAGACTAAGTTTTACAgaatatgaataataaaatattaaaaaatattatttggtgAAGTACAGACAATCAAAAGATGAGGCCACATAAACAGTGTCAGGAGAGAGCAAGAGAGCTGGAGTATTTGATTAATGATTAGAAATCATTAATCATCAAGAAATCAATGTAGATAATGAGAAATGAGTTAGAGAGGTTAAAACTAATATGCCACATATACTGTATTCAAATGTCCGCTATCAACTGAAATTAGAAGAAACTTTGGTGTTTCCTTTTGTGGTTATGGCAGTCCTCTGTCCCTCATCCTTCAGCCTTGCAAATTTGTCTGCAAGatggaaaaagaaacaaatgaaagagCAAACCCACCCAGTACAAACATAAACGTCATGCATCAAGCTTGGTTAGGTTAtaacagagattatttagcagggatgagtcacttctattaaaattaatgggtgaaattggaacgctcaaccaagaagctccagcacccaacggtcaacggatgtagaaaggaagtcccgctttacaggtaaaagggccaatcacctttaagatacagacgTCGCCTGGCTATCATCTCGACAGCGCATGCGCATAAGCTATAAAAGCcgggatatttatttatttatttattgcgtaatctgaggtaaagaagcacaatctataataccaacgttgtcagattttaccgctattttgaaatattttctttaatcgtaatcttgaccaatcgtttttgtgatttcggtgttcccccattcaagtatataggagctgcactaacatgactggaaatagcctcccgggagcgttccaaaaatggccgccagtggactgacttgctagaaagttTTGGTTATAATCACTCACAGTTGCTTGCCTAGGTGAGTTGTTTTGGAATCACAGGCTTTTCTCTGACTCTCTGCTGCCACCTGCTGACTGTTCGCCGCATCACGTAGAGCGGCGCATGAATCCAAGAGATGCGCCTCACTGGTCAAATGAACCCACAGTGTTCCAATAAGAGCTGCACAAaacaagagtaaaaaaaaaaaaaaatatatatatatatatatatatatatatatatatatatatatatatttatttatttatttatttatttattttttccacgtaataaaataatttgatatGATATTTTATTCTGAAGATGTTTAAATGCCCAGCCGACAACCGAAATGACAAAAACCTAATTTTGTCAGAGCAACATGACATCATAAGGAAAATTACAGGCACGTGTCTAGAAGGTAGCCATTGGGCTTGGAATGTCTCGCGAGAGTAGCATGCAAAATTCATACAAAAGTTTTATCAGAATCCAGTCCAATAATCTTTTGCAATTTGGGTGGCATCAAATGAcaaacaaccataaaaaaaacaatagaaaagtGATTGTCCATTGGaggaaacatcaatattttatgtagtgtttaaaatattatttaaagtaatatattattttatttattaatgcagATATCTAAAAccaagaaatactcaaaccagcccgtctggcaccaacaatcatccatgcgattatctaatcagccaatcatgtggcagcagtgcagtgcataaaatcatgcagatacaggtcaagagcttcagttaatgttcacatcaaccatcagaatgggaaaaatgtggtctcagtgatttagactgtggtatgattgttggtgccagatgggctggtttgagtatttctgtaactgctgatctccagggattttcacacacaacagtctctagaatttactccgaatggtgccaaaaacaaaaaacatccagtgaggagcagttctgtggacgaaaacgccttgttgatgagtgacgtcagcagagaatggccagactggttcgaactgacaaagtctatggtaactcagataaccgctctgtacaattgtggtgagaagaataacatctcagaatgctactctGAGTTGCAGGTTGGCATTGTTTTgggggcacgagggggacctacacaatattaggcaggtggttttaatgttgtgactgatcggtgtatgtgtgtgtgtatacagtatatacactggtggccaaaagtttggaataattttcagattttgcagtttcggaaggaaattggtactttaattcaccaaagtgacattcaactgatcacaatttgaaaaaagtaatttttgtataagaaataaaatcattATGAAATACACAAACCTAGGTTTCACTTTCATGTACTTTGACTTGTGTATATAAAATTTTCCCAGAATAAGGATGTTATTAACCAGAAAGTCATCTCTGTCATTGTTCATAACAAGTCCATAAACTTTTGAGTAAAGATTTCAAGGTGAGGAACCTTTGGGTAAAGCCAGTCCTGTATATCAAGCCATAAAGCATCTGCATACatacaatggaaaaataaatgatcaGTAGTTTCAGTATTGTCACAGAATACACATTTACTGGTTTCAATTCCAAATCTTTGTCATAAGAATTCACTGGATGGATATACTccgtttaaaaatgtaaaatggatTTCTTTGAATCTGCGAGTTATggggaatcttaaatatttcattcGTAGCATGTGAATGGTTTTTTCGAGAAAATTTGTGAAATCGAGTTTCTGTAAGCTACTATAGGGTACGAGATGTTATCAAACCTATTTCGAATTGTTTTGTTTgagaatttaatttgattaaagtcaCAACCTCCAGTTAAAAGCTGTGGGAGACACAGAGTGATGGGAATAGAATTCGTAAAAATTCCtttaattaaacataaaatagAGTTGGGGATGGCTTTAGTTATAGATTTGAATGTGTTCCGATTGCCAATGGGAAGCGTAGATGAATTGAGGAAGAATAAATCAAAGGGGATGGTAAATGgagttttataattatataatttctatATAATAAATTACATAAGAAATAATTCATGACGAGATGTATAAATGAGATGTGAGGAATCTGTTGTGTACATTGACGATTTAACGATGACCGGAAGTGCGTCACTAAGCACCAGCATTTGCTTCTAAATGGTGCGATTTTATGATGTCCCAAACTTTGCACACTTTTTGGCTACATACTTAAAAGTGTGTACTGTTCCATTAAAATAACATTACACACTTTTAGgcatttggagtcccacagaaaccctatTCCAATCCCTAAAACCCTAACcgttatttaataaaagtaaatgtgactCTCACGAGACTTTCTCAATCCCAACCCGACAATTCCCGTCTAGACGAGAACCAAATTTAAAGTGAGGACATCAGTCAAAATGTTTTTGAGTAAAGAACATTTCTGTCTCATTAAATCACAACGTCTGGAGAGTGTCATTAGATAAGTCCATTCCAtatggtctcatttttcagatgaaaatgttttcatgatgACGTATTTGGTTTCACTGGCATTGTCATTgattaaaaaggcaaaaattaaagataaaacaaagagaaatatttttaaattagccTCTCCTACCCTCCTGTTGAGCCAGCTCAGAAGAAAGTCTTTCATGCTCATTCTGGTGCATGATTCTGTTATTTTCCAAAGCGGTCATGTTATCCTTTAAGATAatctaaaattttaaaataaatccaACAAAAATGTTAGTTCTTTCATTAAACATCAGTCAAATTACTTATTTAAACTTTATATCACTAAattttttaaaggtatagtttacccaaaaatgaaaatttgctcatcatttactcaccctcatgccatcccagatgttatgattttcttctactgaacacaaagattttaagaataatatttcagctctgtaggtccatacattgcaagtgaatggtgaccaaaattttgaaactccaaaaagcattataaggcagcataaaattaatccatacgactccagtgattaaatccatgtcttcaaaagtgatatgat from Myxocyprinus asiaticus isolate MX2 ecotype Aquarium Trade chromosome 5, UBuf_Myxa_2, whole genome shotgun sequence harbors:
- the LOC127441291 gene encoding uncharacterized protein LOC127441291 isoform X1 — translated: MARSSSAQNTCNWIMALLALWSMVSLIVIVVWSTWSPMFSIAQCRAEQQALIEKMEGAKVLKEREKEVLKTTLKLSYENQTKLQEELENILESQRETNTSLTDSLQIQIILKDNMTALENNRIMHQNEHERLSSELAQQEALIGTLWVHLTSEAHLLDSCAALRDAANSQQVAAESQRKACDSKTTHLDKFARLKDEGQRTAITTKGNTKVSSNFS